Proteins from a genomic interval of Lysobacter arenosi:
- a CDS encoding amino acid permease — protein sequence MQTWFRRKDIDRVTVHEEGRRLVPTLSWPHLIALGIGAIVGTGIYTLIGVGANLAGPAVLLSFLVAGIVCACAALAYAEMATMMPAAGSAYTYSYIVLGEAIAWVVGWSLILEYSLVVSTVAVGWSGYAVGFLKGLGVDLPLWLTAGPHAGGLINLPAVGIVFVVAGLLMAGTRESATLNAVLVVLKIIALGIFVAIALPHFDVANTQPFMPYGFAKSMGADGVERGVMAAAAIIFFAFYGFDAISTAAEETKNPGRDLSIGIVGSMVGCTLIYMVVALAAVGALSYTVFGNSPEPLALILRELGQGKAATVIAAAAVIALPTVLLAFLYGQSRIFFVMSRDGLLPRGLSKVSPRTGTPIATTLFTATLVAALAGVARLDEIAALANAGTLAAFIAVAVCLLVLRKRDPERKRLFRTPLAWVVGPIAIFGCLYLFWSLPHRTQLWFLVWNVIGVVAYLIYGRKHSLLAVGKEA from the coding sequence ATGCAGACTTGGTTCCGGCGCAAGGACATCGACCGGGTCACGGTCCACGAGGAAGGGCGCCGCCTGGTGCCAACCCTGAGCTGGCCGCACCTGATCGCGCTGGGCATCGGCGCCATCGTCGGCACCGGCATCTACACCCTGATCGGCGTCGGCGCCAATCTCGCCGGACCCGCGGTGCTGCTGTCGTTCCTCGTCGCAGGCATCGTCTGCGCCTGCGCGGCCCTGGCCTACGCCGAAATGGCGACCATGATGCCGGCCGCCGGCAGCGCCTATACCTACAGCTACATCGTGCTGGGCGAGGCGATTGCCTGGGTGGTGGGCTGGAGCCTGATCCTGGAGTACTCGCTGGTGGTGAGCACGGTCGCGGTCGGCTGGTCCGGCTACGCCGTGGGCTTCCTCAAGGGACTCGGGGTGGACCTGCCGTTGTGGTTGACCGCTGGCCCGCACGCGGGCGGCCTGATCAACCTGCCCGCGGTAGGCATCGTCTTCGTCGTGGCCGGCCTGCTGATGGCGGGCACGCGCGAGAGCGCCACGCTCAATGCGGTCCTGGTGGTGCTGAAGATCATCGCGCTTGGCATCTTCGTCGCCATCGCCCTGCCGCATTTCGATGTCGCCAACACCCAGCCCTTCATGCCGTACGGCTTCGCCAAGTCGATGGGCGCGGACGGAGTGGAGCGCGGCGTGATGGCCGCGGCGGCGATCATCTTCTTCGCCTTCTACGGGTTCGATGCGATCTCCACGGCGGCCGAGGAAACCAAGAATCCCGGCCGCGACCTGTCGATCGGCATCGTCGGTTCGATGGTCGGTTGCACTCTGATCTACATGGTCGTGGCCCTGGCCGCCGTCGGCGCGCTGAGCTACACCGTGTTCGGCAACAGCCCCGAGCCGCTGGCGCTGATCCTGCGCGAACTGGGGCAGGGCAAGGCGGCCACGGTCATTGCCGCCGCCGCCGTGATCGCATTGCCGACGGTGCTGCTGGCATTCCTGTACGGCCAGAGCCGCATCTTCTTCGTGATGTCGCGCGACGGCCTGTTGCCGCGTGGCCTGTCGAAGGTCAGCCCGCGCACTGGCACGCCGATCGCCACCACGCTGTTCACCGCGACCCTGGTGGCGGCGCTGGCCGGCGTGGCGCGACTGGACGAGATCGCCGCGCTGGCCAACGCCGGCACGCTGGCAGCGTTCATCGCGGTTGCGGTGTGCCTGCTGGTGCTGCGCAAGCGCGACCCGGAGCGCAAGCGCCTGTTCCGCACGCCGCTGGCATGGGTGGTCGGACCGATCGCGATCTTCGGCTGCCTGTACCTGTTCTGGAGCCTGCCGCATCGCACGCAGCTGTGGTTCCTGGTGTGGAACGTGATTGGCGTGGTTGCCTATCTGATCTACGGCCGCAAGCACAGCCTGCTGGCTGTCGGCAAGGAAGCCTGA
- a CDS encoding DEAD/DEAH box helicase has protein sequence MPLDAFHPAVASWFAKAFPAPTPAQVQAWPAIRSGRNTLVAAPTGSGKTLTAFMTAIDGLIRQGLANADGAGLFGNEPAAALPDETVVVYISPLKALSNDIRINLEAPLAGIRAELEAMGLPDVEIRTAVRTGDTPQAERALTRRKPPHILVTTPESLYVLLGSESGRAMLSTVRSVIVDEIHAVAASKRGSHLALSLERLEALAGRNLTRIGLSATQKPIEAVARFLVGGEGDEVDCKIVDIGYTRERDLALELPPTPLSAVMSTDQWDQVYVRLADLVEQHRTTLVFVNTRRMAERAARHLGERLGKDAVAAHHGSLAKELRLDAEQKLKRGELRVLVATASLELGIDIGDVDLVCQLGSPRSIAAFLQRVGRSGHHVGGVPKGRLFPQTRDELVECAALLDSVRRGELDALVMPDAPLDVLAQQIVAEVSCREWDEDALYDWARRATPYAQLSREDFDAVVRMLAEGFTTRRGIRAGYLHRDAVNRKLRGRKGGRMTALMSGGTIPDTADYAVVVEPESLFIGSVNEDFAIESMAGDIFQLGNASYRILRVEPGKVRVEDAQGAPPSIPFWLGEAPGRSDELSFAVSRLREEVASRLDASLPADGQAATPAQATSEAWLRDELGLPAAAAQQVSEYLASTHAALGAMPSQHTLVLERFFDESGGTQLVIHTPYGSRINRAWGLALRKRFCRQFNFELQAAATEDAIVLSLSTSHSFPLEEVSRYLHSSSAEHVLIQALLDAPMFGVRWRWAATTALALPRFVGGKKVPPQLQRMKSEDLLATVFPDQVACAENLVGEREVPDHPLVAQTLHDCLHEAMDVEGWLRLLRAMEAGEVRIVARDLSAPSPFAAEVLNARPYSFLDDAPLEERRTEAVQTRRYADAQSADDLGRLDASAIEAVREEAWPQVRSVDEMHEALMGLGAVTAREVRENGWADWLARLAKDHRATALHDPSGRGGIALSSGVAVLSGDGSDLWCAAERLPQLLTIHPQAVLKPAIEAPAEFAQQPWTREEALVELLRSRLTGLGPTPIQVLADDLSLPRADVEQTLLRLQSEGYVMQGRFTPGIDVDEWCERHLLARIHRYTLRRLRREIEPLAPRDFMRFAFDWQRVTPSARVQGPEALVGVLSQLEGYEAPAAAWETELLPARVSDYSIAWLDDLCTSGRTLWTRLRAGSNEANAARGSTPVRSTPIILLPRRDAATWTRLAPPAAADDAMSTRAQRVLDYLAEHGASFFDELVSGAHLLRTELEDALAELVARGRIHCDSYAGLRALLVPASKRPGAQTGRRRRAALFGIEDAGRWALIRRPPGSDKRDPEDVEHIARVLLRRHGVVCWRMLEREATWLPPWRELVRVYHRLEARGEIRGGRFIAGLSGEQFALPEAIGLMRQVRQRPHDGALVCVSAVDPLNLLGTVLTGTKVPRLAGSRIAFRDGIAVATLVSGEVEMLAELEPDDARAVRKALLREPDSTFAPVQVAPSHH, from the coding sequence ATGCCCCTGGATGCCTTCCACCCCGCCGTTGCCTCCTGGTTCGCCAAGGCATTTCCTGCGCCGACCCCGGCGCAGGTGCAGGCGTGGCCGGCGATCCGCAGCGGGCGCAACACCCTGGTCGCCGCGCCGACCGGTTCAGGCAAGACGCTGACCGCATTCATGACCGCGATCGACGGCCTGATCCGTCAGGGCCTGGCGAACGCAGACGGCGCCGGGCTGTTCGGCAACGAGCCGGCCGCCGCATTGCCGGACGAAACGGTGGTCGTCTACATCTCGCCACTGAAGGCGCTGTCGAACGACATCCGCATCAACCTGGAGGCGCCGCTCGCCGGCATCCGAGCCGAGCTGGAGGCGATGGGCCTGCCCGACGTCGAGATCCGCACCGCGGTTCGAACCGGCGACACCCCGCAGGCCGAGCGCGCGCTGACACGGCGCAAGCCGCCGCACATCCTGGTCACCACGCCCGAGTCGCTGTACGTGCTGCTGGGATCCGAATCCGGCCGCGCGATGCTGTCGACCGTCCGCAGTGTGATCGTCGATGAAATCCACGCCGTGGCCGCGAGCAAGCGTGGCAGCCACCTGGCGCTGTCGCTGGAGCGATTGGAGGCCTTGGCCGGGCGCAATCTCACCCGCATCGGACTGTCTGCGACGCAGAAGCCGATCGAGGCAGTCGCACGATTCCTCGTCGGCGGGGAAGGGGACGAGGTCGACTGCAAGATCGTCGATATCGGCTACACCCGCGAACGCGACCTCGCCCTCGAGTTGCCGCCGACTCCGCTCAGCGCGGTGATGTCGACCGATCAGTGGGACCAGGTCTACGTGCGCCTGGCCGACCTGGTCGAGCAGCACCGCACCACGCTGGTGTTCGTCAACACGCGGCGCATGGCCGAGCGCGCGGCGCGTCACCTCGGCGAGCGCCTGGGCAAGGATGCGGTCGCCGCGCACCACGGCAGCCTGGCCAAGGAACTGCGCCTGGATGCCGAGCAGAAGCTCAAGCGCGGCGAACTGCGCGTGCTGGTGGCGACGGCATCGCTGGAGCTGGGCATCGACATCGGCGATGTCGACCTGGTCTGCCAGCTGGGTTCGCCTCGATCCATTGCCGCATTCCTGCAGCGCGTCGGCCGCTCCGGTCACCATGTTGGTGGCGTGCCCAAGGGCCGGTTGTTCCCGCAGACGCGCGATGAACTGGTCGAATGCGCGGCGCTACTGGACTCGGTGCGTCGTGGCGAGCTGGACGCGCTCGTCATGCCCGACGCGCCGCTCGACGTGCTTGCCCAGCAGATAGTGGCCGAGGTGTCCTGCCGGGAATGGGACGAGGACGCGCTGTACGACTGGGCGCGTCGCGCCACGCCGTATGCGCAGCTGTCGCGCGAGGATTTCGACGCGGTGGTGCGCATGCTCGCCGAGGGCTTCACCACCCGCCGCGGCATCCGTGCCGGCTACCTGCACCGCGATGCCGTCAACCGCAAGCTGCGTGGCCGCAAGGGCGGGCGCATGACCGCGCTGATGTCCGGCGGCACCATTCCCGACACCGCCGACTACGCGGTGGTGGTGGAACCGGAGTCGTTGTTCATCGGCAGCGTCAACGAAGACTTCGCCATCGAGAGCATGGCCGGCGACATCTTCCAGCTCGGCAATGCCAGTTACCGCATCCTGCGCGTGGAGCCGGGCAAGGTTCGCGTCGAGGATGCGCAGGGTGCGCCACCGAGCATTCCGTTCTGGCTCGGCGAGGCGCCCGGTCGCAGCGACGAATTGTCGTTCGCGGTGTCGCGCCTGCGCGAGGAAGTGGCGTCGCGGCTCGACGCAAGCCTGCCGGCCGATGGCCAAGCAGCGACGCCAGCACAGGCGACCAGTGAAGCCTGGCTTCGCGACGAACTCGGCCTGCCCGCGGCGGCCGCGCAACAGGTCAGCGAGTACCTCGCCAGCACCCATGCCGCGCTGGGCGCGATGCCCAGCCAGCACACGCTGGTGCTGGAACGCTTCTTCGACGAAAGCGGCGGCACCCAGCTTGTCATTCATACCCCCTACGGCAGTCGCATCAACCGCGCCTGGGGCCTGGCCCTGCGCAAGCGCTTCTGCCGACAGTTCAACTTCGAACTGCAGGCGGCGGCGACCGAGGACGCGATCGTGCTGTCGCTGTCGACCAGCCACAGCTTCCCGCTGGAGGAGGTCTCGCGCTATCTGCATTCCTCGTCTGCCGAGCACGTGCTGATCCAGGCCCTGCTCGACGCGCCGATGTTCGGCGTGCGCTGGCGCTGGGCCGCCACGACCGCGCTTGCGCTGCCGCGCTTCGTCGGTGGCAAGAAGGTGCCGCCGCAGTTGCAGCGGATGAAGTCCGAGGACCTGCTGGCGACCGTGTTCCCCGACCAGGTCGCCTGCGCCGAGAACCTCGTCGGCGAGCGCGAGGTGCCCGACCATCCGCTGGTCGCGCAGACCCTGCATGACTGCCTGCACGAAGCGATGGATGTCGAAGGCTGGCTGCGCCTGCTGCGGGCGATGGAGGCGGGCGAGGTCAGGATCGTCGCGCGCGACCTGAGCGCGCCGTCGCCATTCGCGGCCGAAGTGCTCAACGCGCGGCCGTATTCCTTCCTCGACGACGCTCCGCTGGAAGAACGCCGCACCGAGGCCGTGCAGACCCGGCGCTATGCCGATGCGCAGAGCGCCGACGATCTCGGCCGCCTCGACGCATCCGCGATCGAGGCGGTGCGCGAAGAGGCATGGCCGCAGGTGCGCAGCGTCGACGAGATGCACGAGGCGTTGATGGGCCTGGGCGCGGTGACCGCGCGCGAAGTGCGCGAGAACGGCTGGGCCGACTGGCTCGCGCGACTGGCGAAGGACCACCGCGCCACGGCGCTGCACGATCCGTCGGGTCGCGGGGGCATTGCCCTGAGCTCGGGAGTCGCCGTGCTCAGCGGCGATGGCAGCGACCTGTGGTGCGCCGCCGAACGACTGCCGCAGCTGCTGACGATCCACCCGCAAGCGGTGCTGAAACCCGCCATCGAGGCGCCGGCCGAATTCGCGCAACAGCCGTGGACGCGCGAAGAGGCCCTGGTCGAACTGCTGCGTTCGCGCCTGACCGGACTCGGACCGACGCCGATACAAGTGCTCGCCGATGACCTCTCGCTGCCGCGTGCCGACGTCGAACAGACCCTGCTGAGACTGCAGAGCGAGGGCTACGTGATGCAGGGGCGCTTCACCCCCGGCATCGACGTCGACGAATGGTGCGAACGGCATTTGCTGGCGCGCATCCACCGTTACACCCTGCGACGCCTGCGTCGCGAGATCGAACCGCTGGCACCGCGCGACTTCATGCGCTTCGCCTTCGACTGGCAGCGCGTCACTCCCTCTGCCCGCGTCCAGGGTCCGGAGGCGCTGGTCGGCGTGCTGTCGCAACTGGAAGGCTACGAAGCGCCAGCCGCGGCGTGGGAAACCGAACTGCTGCCGGCACGCGTCAGCGACTACTCGATCGCCTGGCTCGACGACCTGTGCACGTCGGGTCGGACGCTGTGGACGCGCCTGCGCGCTGGCAGCAACGAGGCCAATGCCGCGCGAGGCAGCACACCGGTCCGCAGCACGCCCATCATCCTGCTGCCGCGTCGCGACGCGGCGACTTGGACACGGCTGGCACCTCCGGCTGCCGCCGACGACGCCATGTCCACGCGCGCGCAGCGTGTCCTCGACTACCTGGCCGAGCACGGTGCCTCGTTCTTCGACGAACTCGTCTCCGGTGCGCACCTGCTGCGTACGGAACTGGAAGACGCTCTGGCCGAACTGGTCGCGCGCGGACGCATTCATTGCGACAGCTACGCGGGCCTGCGCGCGCTGCTGGTGCCGGCGTCCAAGCGGCCCGGCGCGCAGACCGGGCGTCGCCGGCGCGCGGCGTTGTTCGGCATCGAGGATGCCGGCCGCTGGGCGTTGATCAGGCGACCTCCCGGTAGCGACAAGCGCGATCCGGAAGACGTGGAGCACATTGCCCGCGTCCTGCTGCGGCGCCACGGCGTGGTGTGCTGGCGCATGCTCGAGCGCGAAGCGACCTGGTTGCCGCCGTGGCGCGAGCTGGTGCGGGTTTACCACCGCCTGGAGGCACGCGGCGAGATCCGCGGCGGCCGCTTCATCGCCGGGCTGTCGGGCGAGCAGTTCGCGCTGCCCGAGGCGATCGGACTGATGCGCCAGGTGCGGCAACGGCCTCACGATGGCGCGCTGGTGTGCGTGTCGGCGGTCGACCCGCTGAACCTGCTCGGCACCGTGCTCACCGGAACCAAGGTGCCGCGCCTGGCCGGTTCACGCATCGCATTCCGCGACGGAATCGCGGTGGCGACCCTGGTATCCGGAGAAGTCGAGATGCTGGCGGAGCTCGAGCCCGATGATGCACGCGCGGTGCGCAAGGCATTGCTGCGCGAGCCGGATTCGACGTTCGCTCCCGTGCAGGTCGCCCCTTCACACCATTGA
- a CDS encoding pseudouridine synthase produces MRAHPPTAAPLAPARMRLNKHISDTGFCSRREADNLIAEGRVTVNGVRARIGAEVGDGDQVLVDGQPLKVRQASKGKRQHVYIALNKPVGVTSTTEAGVKGNIVDFVGHQHRIFPIGRLDKDSEGLILLTSNGDIVNEILRAENKLEKEYLVVVNHAVTDEFVRAMARGVPVHGQMTLPCRTGKLGKFGFRIVLVQGLNRQIRLMAAHFGMRVKQLLRVRIGNVKLGHLKPGQWRNLTDAELQGLLPQRTQW; encoded by the coding sequence ATGCGCGCCCATCCCCCGACTGCCGCGCCCCTGGCGCCTGCCCGCATGCGCCTGAACAAGCACATCAGCGACACCGGCTTCTGCTCGCGTCGCGAAGCCGACAACCTCATCGCCGAGGGGCGGGTCACCGTCAACGGAGTGCGCGCGCGGATCGGCGCCGAGGTCGGTGACGGCGATCAGGTCCTGGTCGACGGCCAGCCGCTGAAGGTGCGCCAGGCCAGCAAGGGCAAGCGCCAGCACGTCTACATCGCCCTCAACAAGCCGGTCGGCGTCACCAGCACCACCGAGGCCGGGGTCAAGGGCAACATCGTCGACTTCGTCGGCCACCAGCACCGCATCTTTCCGATCGGCCGGCTCGACAAGGACTCCGAGGGCCTGATCCTGCTGACCAGCAACGGCGACATCGTCAACGAGATCCTGCGCGCCGAGAACAAGCTGGAGAAGGAATACCTGGTGGTGGTGAACCACGCCGTGACCGACGAGTTCGTGCGCGCGATGGCGCGTGGCGTGCCGGTCCACGGCCAGATGACGCTGCCCTGCCGGACCGGCAAGCTGGGCAAGTTCGGTTTCCGCATCGTCCTGGTGCAGGGCCTCAACCGGCAGATCCGCCTGATGGCGGCGCACTTCGGCATGCGCGTGAAACAGCTGCTGCGCGTGCGCATCGGCAACGTCAAGCTCGGCCACCTCAAGCCCGGCCAGTGGCGCAACCTGACCGACGCCGAGCTGCAGGGGCTGTTGCCGCAACGGACGCAGTGGTAA
- a CDS encoding glycerophosphodiester phosphodiesterase family protein, protein MPALRPSVTHFLALAGLLLLGTACATAVAKDAAASDARPVSATDRNHRPDHQGLIVIGHRGASGYRPEHTLESYRLAIRQGADFIEPDLVATRDGVLVARHENEISGTTDVATHPEFAGRRTTKVIDGISMTGWFTEDFTLAELKTLRAKERIPAIRPANTRFDGMYTIPTLAEVIALVKRESRNGRKVGIYPETKHPTYFAREGRRLDGRPIAISLGAKLVETLVAEGFTDPKRIYVQSFEFGNLIELKKKLMPAAGIDLPLVQLYEDLNEARPYDLVYNASHGSDMQALYGGLTGQVEGGLTATTRYGALATEPVLQWMKANYASGVGPWKGNLLPRLPLAPPIDANGDGKAELAGQGTALVHPMLAWALKAGLQVHPYTLRAEETFLAQTPGGVTQSVVAEAMQLYGLGAQGFFIDQPDQGVLAREMFLELSRVEP, encoded by the coding sequence ATGCCCGCACTGCGCCCCTCCGTTACGCATTTCCTCGCGCTCGCCGGATTGCTCCTGCTCGGCACCGCCTGCGCCACCGCGGTTGCCAAGGACGCCGCCGCATCCGATGCTCGCCCCGTGAGCGCCACAGACCGCAACCACCGACCTGACCATCAAGGCCTGATCGTTATCGGCCACCGCGGCGCCAGCGGCTATCGCCCCGAACACACGCTGGAGTCCTACCGCCTGGCGATCCGCCAGGGTGCCGACTTCATCGAACCGGACCTGGTCGCGACCCGCGACGGCGTGCTGGTCGCGCGCCACGAGAACGAGATCTCCGGTACCACCGACGTCGCTACCCACCCGGAGTTCGCCGGAAGACGCACCACGAAGGTCATCGACGGCATTTCGATGACCGGCTGGTTCACCGAAGACTTCACCCTCGCCGAGTTGAAGACGCTGCGGGCGAAGGAGCGCATCCCGGCGATCCGCCCGGCCAACACCCGTTTCGACGGCATGTACACGATCCCGACCCTGGCCGAAGTGATCGCGCTGGTGAAGCGCGAGAGCCGCAACGGCCGCAAGGTCGGCATCTATCCCGAGACCAAGCACCCGACCTACTTCGCCCGCGAGGGCAGGCGTCTGGACGGCCGTCCCATCGCCATCTCGCTGGGGGCCAAGCTGGTCGAGACGCTGGTGGCGGAAGGGTTCACCGACCCGAAACGCATCTACGTGCAGAGCTTCGAGTTCGGCAATCTGATCGAGCTGAAGAAGAAGCTGATGCCTGCCGCCGGCATCGACCTGCCGCTGGTGCAGCTGTACGAAGACCTCAACGAGGCGCGCCCCTACGACCTGGTCTACAACGCCAGCCACGGCAGCGACATGCAGGCCCTCTATGGCGGGCTGACCGGTCAGGTCGAAGGTGGCCTGACCGCGACAACGCGCTACGGCGCACTGGCTACCGAGCCGGTGCTGCAGTGGATGAAGGCCAACTACGCCAGCGGCGTCGGCCCATGGAAAGGCAATCTGCTGCCGCGCCTGCCGCTCGCACCGCCGATCGACGCCAACGGCGACGGCAAGGCCGAACTGGCCGGGCAGGGCACCGCCCTGGTCCACCCGATGCTGGCCTGGGCCCTGAAGGCAGGATTGCAGGTCCACCCGTACACGCTGCGCGCCGAGGAAACGTTCCTCGCACAGACGCCAGGCGGCGTCACGCAGTCGGTGGTCGCCGAGGCGATGCAGCTCTACGGCCTCGGCGCACAGGGCTTCTTCATCGACCAGCCCGACCAGGGCGTGCTGGCGCGCGAGATGTTCCTCGAACTCAGCCGCGTCGAACCGTAA
- a CDS encoding NAD-dependent protein deacetylase — protein sequence MSAAPNNLSPAPHEAADRLREWLRPHQRVFVLTGAGCSTDSGIPDYRDGDGQWKRTPPVTYQAFTAEPLVNARYWARSFIGWPRIAQARPNAAHLALAGWEQQGRLTTLLTQNVDGLHQRAGSRDVIDLHGRLDDVVCLACGDRQPRAAMQERLAALNPDWLGLDAGTAPDGDADLDGHDFSAFRVPPCARCGGMLKPDVVFFGENVPRPRYLQAQEALQASDAVLVVGSSLMVYSGFRFVRSAHEAGMPIAIVNRGRTRADELAGLKLEADAGAVLSAAMS from the coding sequence ATGTCCGCAGCACCCAATAACCTCTCCCCTGCGCCCCATGAGGCCGCCGACCGCCTGCGTGAATGGCTGCGTCCGCACCAGCGTGTGTTCGTGCTCACCGGCGCCGGTTGCAGCACCGATTCGGGCATCCCCGACTACCGCGATGGCGACGGCCAGTGGAAACGCACGCCACCGGTCACCTACCAGGCGTTCACGGCCGAGCCGCTGGTCAACGCCCGCTACTGGGCGCGTAGTTTCATCGGCTGGCCGCGCATCGCGCAGGCCCGGCCCAATGCCGCCCATCTCGCGCTCGCGGGTTGGGAGCAGCAAGGGCGACTGACGACCCTGCTCACCCAGAATGTCGACGGCCTGCATCAGCGCGCCGGCAGCCGCGACGTCATCGATCTGCATGGGCGGCTCGACGACGTGGTCTGCCTGGCCTGCGGCGATCGCCAGCCGCGCGCGGCGATGCAGGAGCGACTGGCCGCACTGAATCCCGATTGGCTCGGTCTCGACGCCGGGACCGCACCGGATGGAGATGCCGATCTCGACGGCCACGACTTCAGCGCGTTCCGCGTGCCGCCTTGTGCGCGCTGCGGGGGGATGCTCAAGCCCGACGTGGTGTTCTTCGGCGAGAACGTGCCGCGTCCGCGCTACCTGCAGGCGCAGGAGGCGCTGCAGGCATCCGATGCGGTGCTGGTGGTGGGTTCGTCTTTAATGGTCTATTCGGGCTTCCGCTTCGTGCGCAGCGCGCACGAGGCCGGGATGCCGATTGCGATCGTCAATCGCGGAAGGACGCGTGCCGACGAACTGGCCGGGCTAAAGCTCGAAGCCGATGCCGGCGCGGTGCTGTCGGCGGCAATGAGCTGA
- the cfa gene encoding cyclopropane fatty acyl phospholipid synthase, whose product MSALRSRVEQLLSLADVRVGGNRPWDVQIEDDRFFARVLVEGSLGLGESYMDGWWRAASLDGFLYKVISADLDRRVRGWKAWADGVKAYLTNLQSRRRSFVVGERHYDLGNDLYRAMLGRHMVYSCAYWRDRDGARLHDLDAAQEAKLDLVCRKLNLKPGMRVLDIGCGWGEALKFAAERYGISGVGITVSREQAAYARELCAGLPIEIRLQDYREVGAGEGDERFDAILSIGMFEHVGVKNYRTYFEVARRSLAEDGLFLLHTIGTNVSVRVTDPWIARYIFPNSMLPSAAQISTSCEGLFVMEDWHNFGADYELTLQAWLDNVERAWGQLPAHYDERFQRMWRFYLSASMASFRSRHTQLWQLVLSPRGVPGGYIAPR is encoded by the coding sequence ATGTCCGCATTGCGCAGTCGGGTAGAGCAGTTGCTGTCGCTGGCCGACGTCCGGGTCGGCGGCAATCGTCCGTGGGACGTCCAGATCGAGGACGACCGCTTTTTCGCCCGCGTCCTGGTCGAGGGTTCGCTCGGGCTGGGTGAGTCCTACATGGACGGCTGGTGGCGGGCGGCGTCGCTGGATGGCTTCCTGTACAAGGTCATCAGTGCCGACCTCGACCGCCGTGTGCGCGGCTGGAAGGCGTGGGCCGACGGCGTGAAGGCCTATCTGACCAACCTGCAGAGCCGACGCCGCAGCTTCGTCGTCGGCGAACGCCATTACGACCTGGGCAACGACCTGTATCGCGCCATGCTCGGCCGGCACATGGTCTACAGCTGTGCCTACTGGCGCGACCGCGACGGTGCGCGCCTGCACGACCTGGACGCGGCGCAGGAGGCGAAGCTCGACCTGGTCTGCCGCAAGCTCAACCTCAAGCCCGGCATGCGCGTGCTCGACATCGGCTGCGGCTGGGGCGAGGCGCTGAAGTTCGCCGCCGAGCGCTACGGCATCAGCGGCGTCGGCATCACCGTGTCGCGGGAGCAGGCTGCCTATGCACGCGAGTTGTGCGCCGGGCTGCCGATCGAGATCCGGCTGCAGGACTACCGCGAAGTGGGGGCAGGCGAGGGCGACGAGCGATTCGATGCGATCCTCTCGATCGGCATGTTCGAGCACGTCGGGGTCAAGAACTACCGGACCTACTTCGAAGTGGCACGGCGTTCGCTGGCCGAAGACGGGTTGTTCCTGCTGCATACGATCGGCACCAACGTTTCGGTGCGTGTCACCGACCCCTGGATCGCGCGTTACATCTTCCCCAACTCGATGCTGCCTTCGGCCGCGCAGATCTCGACCAGCTGCGAAGGCCTGTTCGTGATGGAGGACTGGCACAACTTCGGTGCCGACTACGAGCTGACCCTGCAGGCGTGGCTCGACAACGTCGAGCGTGCCTGGGGGCAATTGCCGGCCCACTACGACGAGCGCTTCCAGCGCATGTGGCGGTTCTATCTGTCGGCCTCGATGGCCAGCTTCCGCAGCCGCCACACGCAGCTTTGGCAACTGGTGCTGTCGCCCAGGGGCGTGCCGGGCGGCTACATCGCTCCACGCTGA
- a CDS encoding DUF3298 and DUF4163 domain-containing protein, giving the protein MKQLLMLSLLGLAVLAGCKREGEPAAPATTTTTTAPATPATAADVPVAVELKDVSESTPDYIIGISYQVPAGQHPALAAELKKFADAARADLIEAAKSRSQPGGATSAPYDLSLSFTELMNTPSVVAVAADGSSYTGGAHGAPLIARFVWLPQQQRLLTARELVRDDKGWAAISGYVREQLHSALSQRVDADDLPAEERAEVVKNASRMIDDGTEPAPTDFALFEPMAAPDGKLGGLRFVFAPYQVGPYSDGTQTVEVPADVLLPFVAPEYRTLFSGG; this is encoded by the coding sequence ATGAAGCAACTGCTCATGCTGTCGTTGCTTGGCCTGGCGGTGCTGGCAGGCTGCAAGCGCGAAGGCGAGCCGGCGGCGCCGGCAACCACGACCACCACGACTGCGCCAGCCACGCCGGCCACGGCTGCCGACGTGCCTGTGGCGGTCGAACTCAAGGACGTATCGGAGTCGACGCCGGACTACATCATCGGCATCAGTTACCAGGTCCCGGCCGGGCAGCACCCGGCGCTTGCGGCCGAACTGAAGAAGTTCGCCGATGCCGCGCGTGCCGACCTGATCGAGGCGGCGAAGTCCCGCAGCCAGCCGGGCGGTGCGACCAGCGCACCCTACGACCTCTCGCTCAGTTTCACCGAGCTGATGAACACCCCCAGCGTGGTCGCGGTCGCTGCCGACGGCAGCAGCTACACCGGCGGCGCCCACGGTGCGCCGCTGATCGCGCGTTTCGTCTGGCTGCCGCAGCAGCAGCGCCTGCTCACCGCGCGCGAACTGGTGCGCGACGACAAGGGCTGGGCGGCGATTTCCGGTTACGTCCGCGAGCAGCTGCATTCGGCGCTGTCGCAGCGCGTCGACGCTGATGACCTGCCGGCCGAGGAGCGTGCCGAGGTGGTCAAGAACGCCTCGCGCATGATCGACGACGGCACCGAGCCGGCGCCCACCGACTTCGCCCTGTTCGAGCCGATGGCCGCGCCCGACGGCAAGCTGGGCGGCCTGCGCTTCGTGTTCGCGCCGTACCAGGTGGGCCCGTATTCCGATGGCACCCAGACGGTGGAAGTGCCCGCCGACGTGCTGCTGCCGTTCGTGGCCCCCGAGTACCGGACGCTGTTTAGCGGGGGCTGA